One Falco peregrinus isolate bFalPer1 chromosome 6, bFalPer1.pri, whole genome shotgun sequence DNA segment encodes these proteins:
- the ARL1 gene encoding ADP-ribosylation factor-like protein 1 isoform X2 has product MRILILGLDGAGKTTILYRLQVGEVVTTIPTIGFNVETVTYKNLKFQVWDLGGQTSIRPYWRCYYSNTDAVIYVVDSCDRDRIGTSKSELVAMLEEEELKKAILVVFANKQDMEQAMTPTEMANALGLPALKDRKWQIFKTSATKGTGLDEAMEWLVEALKSRQ; this is encoded by the exons ATGAGGATTCTCATCCTGGGACTGGATGgagcaggaaaaacaacaaTTCTCTACAGGTTACAAGTTGGAGAAGTTGTTACCACCATTCCGA CCATTGGCTTCAATGTGGAGACAGTGACGTACAAGAATCTGAAATTTCAAGTTTGGGACTTGGGAGGACAGACAAGCATAAG GCCATACTGGCGGTGTTACTATTCAAATACAGATGCAGTCATTTATGTAGTGGACAGCTGTGATCGGGACAGAATTGGCACTTCAAAATCAGAGCTTGTTGCTATGTTGGAG gaagaagagctgaagaaagCCATTTTGGTGGTGTTTGCAAATAAGCAGGACATGGAACAGGCCATGACTCCCACAGAAATGGCAAATGCACTTGGCTTACCAGCTTTGAAGGACCGAAAATGGCAGATATTCAAAACTTCTGCAACTAAAGGCACAGGGCTTGATGAAGCAATGGAGTG GTTGGTGGAGGCCTTGAAGAGCAGGCAGTGA
- the ARL1 gene encoding ADP-ribosylation factor-like protein 1 isoform X1 yields MGGFFSTIFSSLFGTREMRILILGLDGAGKTTILYRLQVGEVVTTIPTIGFNVETVTYKNLKFQVWDLGGQTSIRPYWRCYYSNTDAVIYVVDSCDRDRIGTSKSELVAMLEEEELKKAILVVFANKQDMEQAMTPTEMANALGLPALKDRKWQIFKTSATKGTGLDEAMEWLVEALKSRQ; encoded by the exons ATGG GGGGCTTTTTCTCCACCatcttttccagtttgtttGGAACTAGAGAGATGAGGATTCTCATCCTGGGACTGGATGgagcaggaaaaacaacaaTTCTCTACAGGTTACAAGTTGGAGAAGTTGTTACCACCATTCCGA CCATTGGCTTCAATGTGGAGACAGTGACGTACAAGAATCTGAAATTTCAAGTTTGGGACTTGGGAGGACAGACAAGCATAAG GCCATACTGGCGGTGTTACTATTCAAATACAGATGCAGTCATTTATGTAGTGGACAGCTGTGATCGGGACAGAATTGGCACTTCAAAATCAGAGCTTGTTGCTATGTTGGAG gaagaagagctgaagaaagCCATTTTGGTGGTGTTTGCAAATAAGCAGGACATGGAACAGGCCATGACTCCCACAGAAATGGCAAATGCACTTGGCTTACCAGCTTTGAAGGACCGAAAATGGCAGATATTCAAAACTTCTGCAACTAAAGGCACAGGGCTTGATGAAGCAATGGAGTG GTTGGTGGAGGCCTTGAAGAGCAGGCAGTGA